A genomic segment from Lignipirellula cremea encodes:
- the cmk gene encoding (d)CMP kinase, whose product MIVTIDGPAGAGKSTVARLLAERLGFSFLNTGAMYRAVALAAMQAGVDWDDAAGLAALAARIDLQVEEDQVWLDGRDVSREIRSGDVTRNTRHVADHGGIRGQLVELQRKLASGGDYVTDGRDQGTVAFPDAACKFFLTASPAERARRRQQDLEKQGVAMPLEQLVQEQTVRDDQDTARPVGALKKATDAIELETDDLTLAEVVDQLEAIVRRQMTAE is encoded by the coding sequence ATGATCGTCACGATCGATGGACCCGCCGGCGCCGGCAAAAGCACCGTCGCCCGACTGCTGGCGGAGCGGTTAGGTTTCTCCTTTCTGAATACGGGCGCCATGTACCGGGCGGTTGCTCTGGCCGCCATGCAGGCCGGCGTGGACTGGGACGACGCCGCCGGGCTGGCCGCGCTGGCCGCCCGCATCGACCTGCAGGTGGAAGAGGACCAGGTCTGGCTGGACGGTCGCGATGTCAGCCGCGAGATCCGCTCGGGCGACGTCACCCGTAACACGCGTCATGTGGCCGACCACGGCGGTATTCGCGGGCAACTGGTCGAGCTGCAGCGAAAGCTGGCCTCGGGCGGCGACTATGTGACCGACGGCCGGGATCAGGGCACGGTCGCCTTTCCCGATGCGGCCTGCAAATTCTTTCTGACGGCCTCGCCCGCGGAACGCGCCCGGCGGCGACAACAGGACCTCGAGAAGCAGGGGGTCGCCATGCCGCTGGAGCAGCTGGTGCAGGAGCAAACGGTGCGCGACGACCAGGATACGGCGCGTCCTGTCGGGGCGTTAAAGAAAGCGACCGACGCCATCGAACTGGAGACCGACGACCTGACCCTGGCCGAAGTGGTCGATCAACTGGAAGCGATCGTCCGCCGCCAGATGACCGCCGAATGA
- a CDS encoding penicillin acylase family protein has product MKPLRLKNCQRDIQASRDAAGVPHLQAANWLDAVYGLGFLHAIDRGTQMLFSRSVAQGTAAADISGSSELLETDHFFRRLGLGRLGESEAEALSENTREQLQAYCQGVNDGIAGVGRTLPIWATGFQITPWQPSSVLLVGQLLSFGGLAVSQMQNERLLIDLIHAGASEEGLKELFTPHLDDVDFELLRQVKMASQLSDDALEVLIDLPRLAGSNAWAVRPQRSASGGAMLASDPHLEINRLPAIWYEAVVRYGDRYVMGATLPGCPLFAVARTERLAWGVTYMKGDTVDFFVEDCRRTDDGVWQYRREQEWEDFTVREEIIQRKGGASETLLAYENPQGVLDSNPDERGPGYHLSIAWTGNNAGSGAAIASWLDVLSAEDAAAGMEIVRECTQPTLCWVFADREGHIGLQSCGRFPIRGGGHTGLTPIPAWDPANHWQGFHPTSILPRIYDPPEGFVATANENINPPGGPMFCTQILPGYRKRRIDERLQQLDHATLNDMQSLQYDLISLQASDLVALFLPHLPEGKLKERLSGWNFSFHPTSQEAPLFQSLYRNVLVEIFGHEEGIGWRRMVYLCSRAGFSGMVVAAIDRLLHQEKSCWWRVRDKGSMIHDAALRVDADAKITWADVNYFHFTDRYFGSHQVGRLFGFNSRQYPMPGHHATPFQGHVLQTAKRESTFAPSYHFVTDLSTDWAATNMPGGPSESRFSRYYNIDVPRWFSGEYKKLHGQPEPDSPPA; this is encoded by the coding sequence ATGAAACCCCTGCGATTGAAAAACTGCCAGCGCGATATCCAGGCGTCGCGCGATGCGGCAGGCGTACCGCACCTGCAGGCCGCCAACTGGCTGGACGCGGTGTACGGCCTGGGCTTTCTCCACGCCATCGACCGCGGCACGCAGATGCTGTTCTCGCGGAGCGTCGCCCAAGGCACGGCCGCCGCCGATATTTCGGGCAGCAGCGAGCTGCTGGAAACGGACCATTTTTTTCGCCGCCTGGGGCTCGGCCGGCTGGGGGAAAGCGAAGCCGAAGCCCTGTCGGAAAACACTCGCGAGCAGCTCCAGGCGTATTGCCAGGGGGTGAACGACGGCATCGCCGGAGTAGGCCGAACGCTGCCGATCTGGGCGACTGGTTTTCAGATTACTCCCTGGCAGCCCAGTTCGGTCCTGCTGGTGGGGCAGCTGCTGTCGTTCGGCGGACTGGCCGTCAGTCAGATGCAGAACGAGCGGCTGCTGATCGATCTGATCCATGCAGGCGCCAGCGAGGAAGGGCTGAAAGAGCTGTTCACGCCGCATCTGGACGACGTCGATTTTGAGCTCTTGCGGCAAGTGAAGATGGCCAGCCAGCTGTCCGACGACGCGTTAGAGGTGCTGATCGATCTGCCGCGTCTGGCGGGGAGCAACGCCTGGGCTGTGCGGCCCCAACGGAGCGCCTCGGGCGGGGCGATGCTGGCGTCGGATCCGCACCTGGAGATTAACCGCCTGCCCGCCATCTGGTACGAAGCGGTCGTGCGGTACGGCGATCGTTATGTGATGGGCGCCACGCTTCCCGGCTGTCCGCTGTTTGCGGTCGCCCGGACCGAACGGCTGGCCTGGGGCGTGACGTACATGAAGGGGGATACGGTCGACTTTTTCGTCGAGGATTGTCGCCGTACCGATGACGGAGTCTGGCAGTATCGTCGTGAGCAGGAATGGGAAGACTTTACCGTTCGAGAAGAGATCATCCAGCGCAAAGGCGGCGCTTCGGAAACACTGCTGGCCTACGAGAATCCGCAGGGCGTGCTCGACAGCAATCCGGACGAACGCGGTCCCGGCTATCATCTGTCGATTGCCTGGACCGGCAACAACGCGGGCTCTGGCGCCGCCATTGCTTCCTGGCTGGACGTGCTGTCGGCTGAAGACGCCGCCGCCGGGATGGAGATCGTCCGCGAGTGCACACAGCCAACGCTGTGCTGGGTCTTTGCCGATCGCGAGGGACACATCGGTCTGCAGTCGTGCGGCCGCTTTCCGATCCGCGGCGGCGGGCATACGGGCCTCACGCCCATTCCGGCCTGGGATCCGGCCAACCACTGGCAAGGGTTTCATCCGACTTCGATCCTGCCCCGCATCTATGATCCGCCTGAAGGCTTTGTCGCCACGGCGAATGAGAACATCAACCCGCCCGGCGGTCCGATGTTCTGCACCCAGATTTTGCCCGGCTATCGGAAGCGACGAATCGACGAACGGCTGCAGCAGCTGGATCACGCCACGCTGAACGATATGCAAAGCCTGCAGTACGACCTGATCAGCCTGCAGGCGTCGGACCTGGTCGCCTTGTTCCTGCCGCACTTGCCGGAAGGGAAACTGAAGGAACGTTTGTCCGGCTGGAATTTTTCGTTCCACCCCACCAGCCAGGAAGCCCCGCTGTTCCAGTCGCTATACCGGAACGTGCTGGTGGAAATTTTCGGCCACGAGGAAGGCATCGGCTGGCGGCGGATGGTGTACCTGTGCTCCCGGGCCGGTTTCTCTGGCATGGTGGTCGCCGCGATCGATCGACTGCTGCACCAGGAAAAGTCCTGCTGGTGGCGCGTCCGCGACAAAGGGAGCATGATCCACGACGCCGCCCTGCGGGTCGACGCCGACGCCAAAATCACCTGGGCCGATGTCAACTACTTCCACTTTACCGACCGTTATTTTGGCAGCCACCAGGTAGGGCGGTTGTTCGGCTTTAACAGCCGGCAGTACCCCATGCCGGGCCACCACGCCACGCCGTTCCAGGGCCACGTGCTGCAGACGGCCAAGCGGGAATCGACCTTCGCCCCTAGCTATCATTTTGTGACGGACCTGTCGACCGACTGGGCCGCAACCAACATGCCCGGCGGCCCCAGCGAAAGCCGCTTCTCCCGGTACTACAACATCGACGTCCCGCGCTGGTTCAGCGGCGAATACAAAAAACTCCACGGCCAGCCTGAGCCGGACAGCCCGCCGGCCTGA
- the cyaB gene encoding class IV adenylate cyclase, with amino-acid sequence MLYEVEQKFRVADMSAVEKRLLDMGAQLAAPIMQTDIYLAHPCRDFSATDEAFRLRVVGARNYLTYKGPKIDSLTKTRRELELPLLEGPRHAGQVTELLDALGFVRVGEVRKSRRIAMTPWKGQTVEVSLDEVAGAGDFVELELSADDDSLNEARQTLSELAAALSLTENERRSYLELILLQGISDARE; translated from the coding sequence ATGCTGTACGAAGTGGAGCAAAAGTTTCGCGTGGCCGATATGAGCGCGGTCGAAAAACGCCTGCTCGATATGGGAGCCCAGCTGGCCGCCCCGATCATGCAGACCGATATCTATCTGGCCCATCCTTGCCGTGATTTCTCGGCGACCGATGAGGCTTTTCGCCTGCGCGTGGTGGGAGCCCGGAATTATCTGACCTACAAAGGGCCGAAGATTGACTCGCTCACCAAGACCCGCCGGGAACTGGAACTGCCGCTCCTGGAAGGGCCGCGGCATGCCGGACAGGTGACCGAACTGCTGGACGCACTCGGTTTTGTCAGGGTGGGCGAAGTCCGCAAAAGCCGTCGCATCGCCATGACGCCCTGGAAGGGCCAGACCGTCGAAGTCTCGCTCGACGAGGTCGCCGGCGCCGGCGACTTTGTCGAACTGGAATTGTCGGCCGACGATGATTCCCTGAACGAAGCCCGGCAAACCCTCAGCGAACTTGCCGCCGCCTTGTCGCTGACCGAAAACGAACGCCGCAGCTACCTGGAGCTGATCCTGCTGCAGGGGATCAGCGACGCCCGCGAGTAG
- a CDS encoding methyltransferase family protein: MNAALGLSAIFWSVQGLLWETPGARFTTVRLCIAALNLCVGMLFLTRRPLVRDSSWRDILLALPSFLAGGMAFRLAPAPLEWPWYATALFTIGSAAAITSLLQLGRCFAIFPAVRGVVSRGPYRFLRHPAYAAELLLVFACFTAGPHLLSAFCLVVLIPCLAARIRVEERLLCEQSDYREYTRQVAWRLLPGVW; the protein is encoded by the coding sequence TTGAATGCCGCACTGGGACTGAGCGCCATTTTCTGGAGCGTGCAGGGGCTCCTGTGGGAAACGCCCGGTGCGAGGTTTACGACGGTACGTTTGTGTATCGCCGCCTTGAATCTGTGCGTTGGCATGCTGTTTCTGACGCGGCGGCCGCTGGTGCGCGATAGTTCCTGGCGGGATATCCTGCTGGCGTTGCCTTCTTTCCTGGCGGGCGGGATGGCCTTCAGGCTGGCCCCGGCTCCGCTGGAATGGCCGTGGTACGCTACGGCCCTGTTTACCATCGGGTCGGCGGCGGCGATTACTTCGTTGCTGCAGCTGGGTCGCTGCTTCGCCATTTTCCCGGCGGTCCGCGGCGTCGTCTCGCGAGGGCCTTACCGCTTCCTGCGGCACCCAGCGTATGCGGCCGAGTTATTGCTGGTGTTCGCCTGCTTCACGGCCGGCCCCCATCTTCTCTCGGCCTTCTGCCTGGTCGTACTGATCCCCTGTCTGGCCGCCCGGATTCGGGTCGAAGAGCGTCTGCTGTGCGAACAAAGCGACTATCGCGAGTACACCCGGCAGGTCGCCTGGCGCCTGCTGCCTGGCGTGTGGTAA
- a CDS encoding WD40/YVTN/BNR-like repeat-containing protein — MKRYPLAGLLALLLMGCLSPLGAAETPEQAAEQEKFRAEIPLGGNFQPMPEEGVFVAAGHGMNVVASRDDGKTWKPVFYAHPCGDHGRWAVWNSVAYTGGVFAIASGWGAPGTILASEDGENWRHLTDGSRKPGRGDNPYDMRTTMELLGVQGSFIMPLEATPDFGKTWFQSSAYGFRDAAGERVKVDLGHPSLACGEYEGGQRVIVIGDLGPGVLSDDLGKTWTPMRVVAEPWEGLGAKGIIAKGNVFLIVKGEGETALRSVDGGMTWQAHPLGVKRPVSRSFGMSIVGDEFWVTGETSKASKDGVTWRDLPADTPSGRIAESDQGTLINVSRKRNSILRSADGGKTWQEVYTFTPHKDATGGAQGFSDVAFGAVKKVD; from the coding sequence ATGAAGCGATACCCGTTGGCCGGACTGCTGGCCTTGTTGTTGATGGGCTGCCTGTCGCCCCTTGGCGCCGCCGAAACGCCTGAGCAGGCGGCCGAGCAGGAAAAGTTCCGCGCGGAGATTCCGCTGGGCGGCAACTTCCAGCCGATGCCGGAAGAAGGCGTGTTTGTGGCGGCCGGCCACGGCATGAATGTGGTCGCCAGTCGTGACGACGGCAAAACGTGGAAGCCCGTCTTCTACGCGCATCCATGCGGCGATCATGGCCGCTGGGCGGTGTGGAATTCGGTCGCTTACACGGGCGGCGTGTTTGCGATCGCTTCGGGCTGGGGCGCGCCGGGTACGATCCTGGCGTCGGAAGACGGCGAGAACTGGCGACATCTGACCGATGGTTCGCGCAAGCCGGGCCGCGGCGACAATCCGTACGATATGCGCACCACGATGGAGTTGCTGGGCGTGCAAGGTTCCTTCATCATGCCGCTGGAAGCGACGCCCGACTTTGGAAAAACCTGGTTCCAGTCTTCCGCTTATGGCTTTCGCGACGCCGCCGGCGAACGGGTCAAAGTCGACCTGGGACATCCTTCGCTGGCCTGCGGCGAATATGAAGGCGGTCAGCGGGTGATCGTCATCGGCGACCTGGGGCCGGGCGTGCTGTCCGACGACCTGGGTAAAACCTGGACGCCGATGAGGGTCGTGGCCGAGCCCTGGGAAGGGTTGGGCGCGAAAGGGATTATCGCCAAAGGGAACGTTTTTCTGATCGTCAAAGGGGAAGGGGAAACGGCCCTGCGCAGCGTCGACGGCGGCATGACCTGGCAGGCGCATCCGCTGGGGGTGAAGCGTCCCGTCAGTCGCTCGTTTGGCATGTCGATTGTCGGCGATGAATTCTGGGTTACGGGCGAGACGTCCAAAGCCAGCAAAGACGGCGTCACCTGGCGGGACCTACCGGCCGATACGCCCAGCGGCCGGATCGCGGAGTCGGACCAGGGAACGCTGATCAACGTCAGTCGGAAACGTAACTCGATCCTGCGCAGCGCCGACGGCGGGAAAACCTGGCAGGAAGTCTATACGTTTACCCCGCACAAGGACGCCACCGGCGGCGCCCAAGGCTTCTCTGATGTGGCCTTTGGCGCGGTCAAGAAGGTAGATTAA
- a CDS encoding class I adenylate-forming enzyme family protein codes for MPLAGPTLTQSPDLYPLLGPGLQTKPHALALASARTQMSWSELEDSSTRLAQQYLALGLQPGDRVASLMPNRPALIVHYLACLKAGLTATPLNYRYMPPEIDHALQVSGAVLLLHHAERDADVAACRRSREMPRGVVRYKAADGAGLHFEELLARPAAGGSLPTPDLNAAAFLYFTSGSTGPPKAVVHTGRTFGYMRAACIQGMEITADDLFLPGTSLSHIGGSLFGLATLAAGGQLIIPRGSEGSEILPLLRQFQPTVLWMLPAALAALVRDHDTLPSDLASIRLCLSGGDKVSAELENTFTALAGYPIDESYGMTEIGMAAINPPSGENRLGSVGTLNPGYEMSLRDAKNVEAPPGSPGRMWIRSCACTPGYWQNPQATAETIVDGWLDTGDLMRADADGYLWFCGRKKQIIVHDGSNICPQEVEEAVAAHPAIATAGVIGVHDPVHGENVRAYVVLEPGAMRPSDADIILFARQRVGYKAPEEIVVLATMPLNAAGKVDRTVLKQRAEAAQTTPHSL; via the coding sequence ATGCCGCTGGCTGGTCCGACGCTAACTCAATCGCCCGACCTGTATCCGCTGCTGGGTCCAGGCCTGCAGACAAAGCCGCACGCTCTGGCGCTGGCTTCGGCCCGCACGCAAATGTCGTGGTCTGAACTGGAAGACAGCAGCACGCGGCTGGCGCAGCAGTACTTGGCGCTGGGACTGCAGCCGGGCGATCGAGTGGCGTCGTTGATGCCGAATCGTCCCGCATTGATCGTGCATTACCTGGCCTGCCTGAAGGCGGGGCTCACCGCCACGCCGCTGAACTACCGGTACATGCCGCCGGAGATCGACCATGCCCTGCAGGTCAGCGGCGCCGTGCTGCTGTTGCATCATGCCGAACGGGACGCCGATGTGGCGGCCTGCCGACGCAGTCGCGAGATGCCACGGGGCGTGGTGCGTTACAAGGCGGCCGATGGCGCCGGTCTGCATTTCGAAGAACTGCTTGCCCGGCCGGCGGCCGGCGGTTCGCTGCCGACGCCCGACCTGAATGCGGCGGCGTTCCTGTACTTCACGTCCGGCAGCACCGGGCCGCCCAAGGCCGTCGTCCATACAGGACGAACGTTCGGCTATATGCGGGCAGCCTGCATCCAAGGGATGGAGATCACCGCAGACGACCTCTTTCTGCCGGGCACTTCGTTATCCCACATTGGCGGCTCCCTGTTTGGTCTGGCGACGCTGGCGGCTGGCGGCCAGTTGATCATTCCACGGGGGAGCGAAGGTTCCGAAATCCTGCCGCTGCTGCGGCAGTTTCAGCCCACGGTGTTATGGATGCTGCCCGCTGCTTTGGCGGCGCTGGTTCGCGACCACGATACGCTGCCGAGCGATCTGGCTTCGATCCGTTTGTGCCTGTCCGGAGGCGACAAGGTTTCGGCCGAACTGGAGAACACGTTCACCGCTTTGGCCGGCTATCCGATTGACGAAAGCTACGGCATGACCGAGATCGGCATGGCCGCCATCAATCCGCCGTCGGGCGAGAACCGCCTGGGCTCGGTCGGCACGCTGAACCCCGGTTATGAGATGTCGCTCCGCGATGCGAAGAATGTCGAAGCGCCGCCCGGCTCGCCCGGCCGCATGTGGATTCGCTCCTGCGCCTGCACGCCCGGCTATTGGCAAAACCCCCAGGCCACGGCCGAAACGATCGTCGACGGCTGGCTCGATACGGGCGACCTGATGCGGGCGGACGCCGACGGCTACCTGTGGTTTTGCGGCCGGAAGAAGCAGATCATTGTGCACGACGGATCAAATATCTGCCCGCAGGAAGTCGAAGAGGCCGTCGCCGCACACCCGGCGATTGCGACAGCCGGAGTCATCGGCGTGCACGACCCGGTCCATGGCGAGAACGTGCGGGCGTACGTCGTGCTGGAGCCCGGCGCGATGCGTCCGTCCGATGCGGACATTATTCTTTTCGCCCGGCAGAGGGTAGGCTACAAGGCTCCGGAAGAAATCGTCGTGCTGGCGACGATGCCCCTCAATGCGGCCGGCAAGGTGGACCGCACCGTGCTCAAGCAGCGGGCGGAAGCCGCCCAGACGACGCCGCATTCCCTTTGA